In Fastidiosipila sp., a genomic segment contains:
- a CDS encoding ABC transporter permease, with amino-acid sequence MDRNLFVSGLRFQIRQSLKKLPFLLGMTAVLLTLSLIAGSVAVMLLSNRRYSKVTLAVASEDADPRLTDLVRSLNGNPEVNEFLVIHEGQPGQMEGLVESGSAEGALVLSAGFFDKPARSVPPRLIIRTSQQLETVILDKMADSSIRMFAAFRQGVGRSEDVIREKVEDPTRAKELARGITEHYVRWLMGYKQMLHRVTVNSTGFLSISQHYMLSALLFFFFLTMPLYYRDLSIRNDQGWAARLRSAGVRLLSYAAVRLLGISAVLAGPLIATLLGLRLLDGSKAPPLFFQSMAGLILSMLLTVLVAFLCCNAGGIVPAITINTAVASLFLIFSGGIVPPLLLPRSVRALLPFSPFTWMRDCLSGLYGVSGNTESLLRLTISVVILAAWSACRAAHMEKKGTA; translated from the coding sequence ATGGATAGGAATCTCTTTGTCTCCGGTCTGCGCTTTCAGATCAGGCAATCACTGAAAAAGCTGCCTTTTTTGCTAGGCATGACGGCTGTATTGCTTACGCTAAGTTTGATCGCCGGGTCGGTCGCCGTCATGCTTCTGTCAAACCGGCGTTATTCGAAAGTCACACTGGCGGTCGCCTCGGAAGATGCTGATCCAAGGCTGACAGATCTCGTCCGATCACTTAACGGGAACCCCGAAGTGAATGAATTCCTGGTTATCCATGAGGGACAGCCCGGCCAAATGGAGGGGCTGGTCGAAAGTGGATCCGCTGAGGGAGCGCTTGTCCTTTCTGCCGGTTTTTTTGACAAGCCGGCCCGAAGTGTTCCGCCCCGGCTTATTATTCGCACCTCCCAGCAACTGGAGACAGTCATTCTTGACAAGATGGCCGACAGCAGCATCCGGATGTTCGCAGCATTCCGTCAGGGCGTCGGCCGCTCGGAAGATGTCATCAGGGAAAAAGTTGAAGATCCGACCAGGGCAAAAGAGCTGGCGAGGGGCATTACAGAACACTATGTCCGATGGCTGATGGGCTATAAGCAGATGCTTCACCGGGTCACGGTCAACAGTACGGGCTTCCTTTCCATCTCACAGCATTACATGCTGAGCGCGCTTCTATTCTTCTTCTTTCTGACCATGCCGCTTTATTACCGCGACTTATCCATTCGTAATGATCAGGGATGGGCAGCCAGGCTCCGAAGTGCCGGCGTCAGGCTTCTTTCCTATGCAGCGGTGAGGTTGCTGGGCATCTCTGCCGTCCTGGCCGGGCCCTTGATTGCGACCCTGCTCGGACTTCGTTTGCTGGACGGAAGCAAAGCACCTCCTCTTTTCTTTCAGTCCATGGCGGGCCTGATCCTCTCAATGTTGCTAACGGTTCTGGTTGCTTTCCTTTGCTGCAATGCCGGAGGCATTGTACCCGCAATCACCATCAATACAGCGGTGGCGTCCCTCTTTCTCATTTTTTCGGGCGGTATTGTTCCTCCCCTTCTTTTACCCCGATCCGTCAGAGCTCTTCTGCCCTTCTCGCCCTTCACCTGGATGAGGGATTGTCTGAGCGGCCTGTATGGTGTCAGCGGGAATACCGAGTCACTTCTTCGATTGACTATTTCCGTCGTTATACTTGCGGCCTGGAGCGCCTGCAGAGCTGCCCACATGGAGAAGAAGGGGACGGCATGA
- the murA gene encoding UDP-N-acetylglucosamine 1-carboxyvinyltransferase yields the protein MRSYLIKGGKPLNGRVKIGGSKNASLAVLAAAMAVDGPCVIDNLPAISDIDTLLQIFSDIGATVERLGPGKVRLDARTINTHEVLHDRVAKLRGSYYLLGTLLGRFGRVALRMPGGCDFGVRPIDLHLKGFQSLGAKTDVAHGIVFCQAEELRGGGIFLDTVSVGATINIMLAAVKAKGKTVIDNAAREPHIVDVANFLNAMGADVRGAGTDVIRINGRPTLPANQEYTVIPDQIEAGTYMILAPLTGGDITVEGVIPKHMEPLTAKLVEMGVTVEEGEDSIRCYMKDGDTLRAASFKTMPYPGFPTDMQPQATVLLCVAEGTGRMIENVWENRFQYIDALRMMGANIITSGRLAIVQGNSSLTGAQVEARDLRAGAALAMAGLAAKGTTEVLDIDRIERGYEHFVEKLTRLGAEIDRRET from the coding sequence TTGCGCAGTTACTTGATTAAAGGTGGGAAACCCTTGAACGGTCGTGTGAAGATCGGAGGCTCAAAGAATGCCTCGCTGGCGGTTCTGGCTGCCGCCATGGCAGTCGACGGGCCTTGTGTCATCGATAATCTCCCGGCCATCAGCGATATTGATACTTTATTGCAGATTTTCAGTGATATCGGCGCAACTGTCGAGCGGCTGGGGCCCGGCAAGGTACGGCTGGATGCCAGGACGATCAATACCCATGAAGTTTTGCACGATCGCGTCGCCAAGCTGAGGGGTTCCTATTACCTGCTTGGCACCCTGCTCGGCCGTTTTGGCCGGGTGGCCCTCCGCATGCCCGGAGGCTGTGATTTTGGTGTCCGCCCCATTGACCTGCACCTGAAAGGTTTCCAGTCTCTGGGGGCAAAAACTGACGTCGCCCACGGGATTGTTTTCTGCCAGGCCGAGGAGCTCCGGGGCGGGGGCATTTTCCTCGATACGGTCAGCGTCGGAGCGACCATTAACATCATGCTCGCCGCTGTCAAGGCCAAGGGCAAGACGGTCATTGATAATGCGGCCCGCGAACCGCATATCGTTGACGTAGCCAATTTCCTCAATGCCATGGGCGCCGATGTGCGGGGTGCGGGAACCGATGTGATCCGGATCAACGGCCGTCCGACTTTGCCTGCCAACCAGGAGTACACCGTGATCCCGGACCAGATTGAAGCCGGCACCTACATGATTCTGGCGCCGCTAACCGGAGGCGACATTACGGTTGAAGGGGTCATTCCCAAGCACATGGAGCCGCTGACGGCCAAACTGGTGGAGATGGGTGTGACCGTTGAGGAAGGGGAGGATTCCATCCGCTGCTACATGAAGGATGGTGATACTCTCCGGGCCGCCAGCTTTAAGACCATGCCCTATCCCGGTTTCCCGACGGATATGCAGCCCCAGGCCACGGTTCTTCTTTGTGTGGCTGAAGGGACAGGCCGCATGATCGAAAACGTCTGGGAGAACCGCTTCCAATACATTGACGCTCTGCGCATGATGGGCGCCAACATTATCACATCGGGGAGGCTGGCCATTGTCCAGGGCAACTCCAGTCTGACCGGAGCCCAGGTGGAGGCCCGCGACCTGCGTGCCGGCGCCGCACTGGCCATGGCGGGGCTGGCGGCAAAGGGGACCACGGAGGTACTCGACATCGATCGGATTGAACGCGGCTATGAGCACTTTGTGGAGAAACTGACCCGGCTTGGCGCAGAGATTGACCGCCGCGAAACTTGA
- the nagB gene encoding glucosamine-6-phosphate deaminase: MKLICVSNEEEMSLEASRLIAALVRIKPDAVLGLATGSTPLGTYEELVRMHGEENLDFSRVRTVNLDEYIGLDGNHPQSYRAFMNGYLFDRVNISPANTFVPNGMAEDLERECLEYDQLLEQLNFTDLQLLGIGSNGHIAFNEPDDYFTAHCHCVDLTHETIEANRRFFAEGEDVPTRAITMGMRGIMSSRRLLLLASGKKKAEAVAAACFGPVSPRVPGSIIQLHHEVTVIADLDALSKTGLFEEAD; the protein is encoded by the coding sequence ATGAAGCTGATCTGTGTTTCAAACGAAGAGGAAATGAGCCTGGAGGCTTCACGTCTGATTGCAGCCCTGGTCAGGATTAAGCCTGATGCGGTCCTGGGACTGGCGACCGGCTCAACGCCTCTTGGCACTTACGAGGAACTTGTCCGGATGCACGGCGAGGAGAATCTGGATTTTTCACGCGTCCGGACCGTCAACCTGGATGAATACATCGGCCTGGACGGCAACCACCCGCAAAGTTACCGGGCTTTTATGAACGGGTATCTTTTTGACCGCGTCAATATCTCCCCGGCCAACACCTTTGTGCCGAACGGCATGGCCGAAGATCTTGAGCGGGAATGCCTCGAGTACGATCAACTGCTGGAGCAGCTTAACTTCACCGATCTGCAGCTTCTGGGGATCGGAAGCAATGGGCATATCGCCTTCAATGAACCGGATGACTATTTCACAGCACACTGCCATTGCGTCGATCTGACCCATGAAACCATTGAAGCGAATCGGCGTTTTTTTGCCGAAGGTGAAGATGTTCCGACCCGGGCCATCACGATGGGAATGCGGGGCATCATGAGTTCCCGCCGGCTCTTGCTTCTTGCGTCAGGAAAGAAGAAGGCTGAAGCAGTGGCGGCGGCCTGTTTTGGTCCAGTAAGCCCCCGCGTGCCCGGGTCGATTATCCAGCTTCACCATGAGGTGACGGTGATCGCCGATCTGGACGCGCTGTCAAAAACCGGACTGTTTGAAGAAGCTGATTGA
- a CDS encoding ABC transporter permease → MSYFQALVNLQLKRFLRQKAFLICLFLMPLLGIFMGILFPASSSVNTLKVGILLPADSGKSEQIWRRLLTYSDEQTEFIRADSENQVREQVAARVWECGYLFAQNFDDRIDRGDYKGIITRVMSPASMTLFTSWTVVSALFEVCAPQLAMDFLMSRELLTQTEAGAFLLEWEEGGAGPVKLRLERQSDGGEIFDRTGVSGIGMSGITRGLTALLLFVFAYLWAVQYLDDTMTGFFQRIMPFEPAIKRLAGSLTAAGLLMIAGGGLAVAAERLIFPAKGAGLVGEVFLLAAYILSLVCLCFVLTLILPNRDYLLAILPFFLILCLLLSPILFDAGQWIREIRWLSDLIPVTHYLRAVTGGRRELQRFIAYTGLLVLLASAAGYAKAKFFEIFRGHPQAE, encoded by the coding sequence ATGAGTTATTTTCAGGCGCTTGTAAACCTTCAGCTCAAACGTTTCCTGCGTCAGAAGGCATTTCTGATCTGCCTCTTTTTAATGCCTCTGTTAGGCATCTTCATGGGTATCCTGTTTCCCGCGTCTTCATCAGTGAACACGCTTAAGGTTGGAATTTTGCTGCCGGCCGATTCAGGGAAGAGTGAGCAGATATGGAGACGGCTGCTCACCTACTCCGATGAACAAACCGAATTTATCAGAGCGGACAGCGAGAATCAGGTACGTGAACAGGTGGCCGCGCGTGTCTGGGAATGCGGTTATCTGTTTGCCCAAAATTTTGACGACAGGATAGACAGAGGAGACTACAAGGGGATCATCACGCGCGTCATGAGCCCGGCCTCCATGACCCTGTTCACAAGCTGGACGGTCGTATCCGCCCTGTTCGAGGTATGCGCACCCCAACTTGCCATGGATTTTCTTATGAGCCGTGAACTGCTGACCCAGACTGAGGCCGGAGCTTTTCTCCTCGAATGGGAAGAAGGTGGTGCCGGTCCAGTCAAGCTTCGCCTCGAAAGGCAGTCGGATGGCGGCGAGATCTTTGACCGTACGGGGGTTTCGGGGATTGGCATGTCCGGAATTACGCGGGGCTTGACGGCACTCCTGCTCTTTGTTTTCGCCTATTTGTGGGCGGTTCAGTATCTGGACGACACGATGACTGGTTTTTTCCAACGCATCATGCCCTTTGAACCGGCAATCAAGCGACTGGCTGGTTCTTTGACGGCGGCAGGCCTGCTCATGATTGCAGGAGGGGGGCTCGCTGTAGCGGCCGAAAGGTTGATATTTCCGGCGAAAGGGGCAGGTCTTGTGGGTGAGGTCTTTTTACTTGCCGCCTATATTCTCAGTCTGGTATGCCTCTGCTTTGTCTTGACCCTTATCTTGCCCAACCGCGATTATCTGTTGGCCATTCTCCCTTTCTTCTTGATCCTGTGTCTGCTCCTGTCTCCCATCTTATTTGATGCGGGCCAGTGGATCCGGGAAATCCGCTGGCTGTCGGACCTTATCCCCGTGACTCATTATTTGAGGGCTGTTACGGGAGGCCGCAGGGAATTGCAACGTTTTATCGCATATACCGGCCTGCTTGTGCTGCTTGCATCCGCAGCCGGTTACGCAAAAGCCAAGTTCTTCGAGATTTTCCGGGGCCATCCTCAAGCTGAATGA
- a CDS encoding YwaF family protein: protein MFQEFTPYGTVHAAALLVPVFSGLLFTFFALKKPDFQKAIGISYAVLILTVRFARYGMDMALGTFHIAQLLSVQICHVNMFLLAFCLVRPNRGLFAFNFIAGIPTALAVVLFPGTVHRPPATARAAFFIASHVLLVMGALHLQLVHRFRIPWRTVLYLHALPLVVFPPLYFINSVFGANALYLMGGNPGTVLETMYDALGPIWYLAVIIVLYWLCLDLMYLVHRLFLRVAERRTKTGGEACERA from the coding sequence ATGTTCCAGGAATTTACGCCATACGGCACTGTTCACGCGGCAGCTTTGCTTGTCCCGGTTTTTTCCGGGCTTCTTTTCACCTTTTTCGCGCTTAAGAAACCTGATTTTCAAAAGGCAATCGGCATTAGCTATGCTGTCCTCATTCTCACCGTCCGTTTCGCGCGCTATGGCATGGATATGGCGCTCGGAACCTTTCACATCGCCCAGTTGCTTTCGGTGCAGATCTGCCACGTCAATATGTTTTTGCTGGCTTTTTGCCTGGTCAGGCCAAACCGGGGGCTGTTCGCTTTCAATTTTATTGCCGGTATCCCAACTGCCCTGGCTGTTGTCCTCTTCCCCGGGACTGTGCACCGGCCTCCCGCGACTGCCCGGGCTGCCTTTTTTATCGCCAGTCACGTTCTGCTGGTGATGGGAGCCCTTCACCTGCAGCTGGTCCACCGGTTCCGCATTCCATGGAGAACGGTCCTGTATCTTCACGCGCTCCCCCTCGTCGTTTTCCCGCCCCTGTATTTTATCAATTCAGTTTTTGGAGCCAATGCGCTCTACCTGATGGGGGGCAACCCCGGCACGGTTCTGGAAACCATGTACGATGCCCTGGGGCCCATCTGGTATCTGGCTGTAATCATTGTCCTCTACTGGCTTTGCCTGGATCTGATGTATCTTGTCCACCGCCTCTTTCTCAGAGTCGCAGAACGAAGGACAAAAACCGGCGGCGAGGCCTGTGAAAGGGCGTGA
- a CDS encoding MBL fold metallo-hydrolase, with product MEVFSVSLRSGSSGNATFIRTESAGLAVDCGINGRQFDRALHSIDESPHTLDALLLTHEHTDHCAGIGVVMRRHQIPLYLTGKTYQAVRGELGRVADSLLHLIEPGRPFVVKGTVITPFSIPHDAADPVGFRIGTALGDIGIATDLGHFSETVREALTGCRIIHLESNYDPHMLESGSYPHFLKRRIAGPAGHLSNQESARAASWLVRHGTEAIVLSHLSEENNLPELALSTVRDYLASEGAKAGHDYVLHVSPRYACSRPFFCSDPFYSEIPSTFSPWRGEQLSLFTGKQEDEAEGALR from the coding sequence ATGGAAGTATTTTCTGTATCACTTCGGTCGGGCTCGAGCGGCAATGCGACCTTCATCCGCACGGAGTCAGCAGGACTCGCTGTCGATTGCGGGATCAACGGCCGCCAGTTTGACCGGGCGCTCCATTCCATTGACGAATCGCCGCACACCCTGGACGCCCTCTTACTGACTCATGAACACACTGACCATTGCGCGGGCATCGGTGTTGTCATGCGCCGTCACCAGATCCCGCTTTACCTGACCGGGAAGACCTACCAGGCCGTCAGGGGCGAACTGGGGCGGGTTGCGGATTCCCTGCTCCATTTGATTGAGCCGGGCCGTCCATTTGTTGTTAAAGGGACAGTCATCACCCCTTTTTCAATCCCGCATGATGCGGCCGATCCGGTTGGCTTCCGGATCGGGACAGCTCTTGGGGATATCGGAATCGCAACAGACCTGGGGCATTTTTCGGAAACGGTCCGAGAGGCCCTGACCGGCTGCCGGATCATTCATCTGGAATCCAACTACGACCCCCATATGCTGGAATCGGGCTCCTATCCGCACTTCCTGAAAAGAAGGATCGCAGGTCCTGCGGGCCATCTCTCAAACCAGGAGTCGGCACGGGCTGCCTCCTGGTTGGTCCGCCATGGCACAGAAGCCATCGTGCTCTCCCATCTTTCAGAAGAAAACAACCTGCCGGAACTTGCCCTGAGCACCGTCAGGGACTACCTGGCCAGTGAAGGAGCAAAGGCGGGACATGACTATGTCCTTCATGTTTCGCCCCGCTATGCCTGCTCCCGCCCCTTTTTCTGCAGCGACCCTTTTTATAGTGAAATCCCCAGCACTTTTTCGCCATGGCGGGGCGAACAGCTGTCCCTCTTTACCGGCAAACAGGAAGATGAGGCGGAAGGGGCACTCCGATGA
- a CDS encoding chromate transporter codes for MIFWQLFIAFLEVGALAFGGGYAALPLIENVVVNRYHWLTLKEMTDIIALSQVTPGPIALNAATFVGTRVAGVPGALIASVAAVLPQTLFLLFLGWFLFYGGRITWINRALQGLRPGVAGLIGVAAVSMFISSLFVSTSPIRADWVAVCAFVLVFLLHYRKIDLLKLIMLGGGIGLIGGLVEHLAGF; via the coding sequence ATGATCTTCTGGCAGCTCTTCATCGCCTTCCTGGAAGTCGGCGCCCTGGCCTTTGGCGGAGGTTACGCAGCCCTCCCCCTGATTGAAAATGTGGTGGTCAACCGCTATCACTGGCTCACACTAAAGGAAATGACCGACATCATCGCGCTCTCCCAGGTCACCCCGGGCCCCATCGCCCTGAATGCTGCCACTTTCGTGGGAACCCGTGTGGCCGGTGTTCCCGGTGCCCTTATCGCTTCGGTGGCAGCCGTCTTGCCGCAGACGCTCTTTCTCCTTTTCCTCGGATGGTTTTTGTTTTACGGCGGCCGGATCACCTGGATCAACCGGGCCCTTCAGGGACTTCGCCCGGGCGTGGCGGGCCTGATCGGTGTCGCGGCGGTTTCCATGTTCATTTCCTCGCTCTTTGTTTCCACTTCGCCCATCCGGGCCGACTGGGTCGCCGTCTGCGCTTTTGTTCTCGTCTTCCTTCTTCACTATAGGAAGATTGATCTCCTCAAGCTGATCATGCTGGGCGGAGGGATCGGCCTGATCGGGGGTTTAGTGGAACACCTGGCTGGTTTTTGA
- a CDS encoding chromate transporter codes for MTLWQFFLAIFKISSITFGGGYTIVPVIREEFVCKKQLLDDEEMYDLIALAQSAPGPIAVSTALLTGYKLKGRAGAVLGVLAAILPPLIIISALFYAYEAFASNFWVRAALRGMSGAISAVMLHAVYQMAKPCLCQHKYFSAALMTAAFLAGLFTSINTGLIILALGATGLLAFTFLPEDRIP; via the coding sequence ATGACTTTATGGCAGTTCTTTCTTGCGATTTTCAAGATCAGCAGCATCACTTTTGGCGGGGGCTACACCATTGTCCCTGTCATCCGTGAAGAATTTGTCTGCAAAAAGCAACTGCTGGATGATGAGGAGATGTATGACCTGATCGCCCTGGCCCAATCCGCTCCGGGCCCCATTGCCGTCAGTACCGCGCTTTTGACCGGATACAAATTGAAGGGCAGGGCAGGCGCCGTCTTGGGTGTTCTTGCCGCTATCCTGCCGCCTTTAATCATCATCTCTGCTTTATTTTACGCCTATGAGGCCTTCGCCTCCAATTTCTGGGTGCGTGCGGCCCTCCGCGGCATGAGTGGTGCCATTTCCGCTGTCATGCTCCACGCCGTCTATCAGATGGCCAAGCCCTGTCTTTGCCAACACAAATATTTCTCCGCCGCCTTGATGACTGCTGCCTTCCTGGCCGGTCTTTTCACCTCAATTAACACGGGGCTGATCATTCTGGCACTGGGGGCAACCGGTCTCCTGGCCTTCACTTTTCTCCCGGAGGACCGGATTCCATGA
- a CDS encoding amidohydrolase family protein, which translates to MAKERLLVHGDFVFTPNPGEVLVHEDAYMSVEGGRVEAVSDKCPQIGPDVDYADYAGKLIIPGFSDVHLHAVQYVTRGLGYDKELLPWLEDYTFPEESNFKKHAYGETVFRDLVQDLWSAGTLHCAIYSSLHTDAALLLMDLFAKAGLSAYVGKVNMDRNSVAVLQETTEESIRETMRYLRGSEKYAADDVRPILTPRFAPSCTDELLHWLGEQAHEHGLPVQSHVNENLGEVAWVKELFPKSRDYLSVYQDFNLLPKSRTIMAHCIHNTEAEMKMFADKDVLIAHCPDSNGNLASGIMPAGEMLDSGLRVGLGSDIGGGNRLFIGHAVESAMRASRLLWAQSDHAYRTLTFTEAFHMATAGGGSFFGQTGAFLPGFSFDALVIDDSKVRKYRPLSVFERLQKFIFTGDDRNIKIRYRAGRVLEEPVFD; encoded by the coding sequence ATGGCTAAAGAAAGACTGCTCGTTCATGGTGATTTTGTCTTCACTCCCAATCCGGGTGAAGTTCTTGTCCACGAGGACGCTTATATGAGTGTTGAAGGAGGGCGTGTGGAGGCTGTCAGCGACAAATGCCCCCAGATCGGCCCTGACGTGGATTACGCAGATTACGCAGGGAAATTGATTATTCCGGGTTTCTCGGATGTTCATCTCCACGCTGTCCAATATGTGACCCGGGGACTGGGTTATGACAAGGAACTGCTCCCCTGGCTGGAAGACTATACCTTTCCTGAAGAATCGAACTTCAAGAAGCACGCCTATGGTGAAACCGTTTTCCGCGACCTGGTTCAGGACCTCTGGTCAGCAGGGACGCTTCACTGCGCTATCTATTCCAGCCTTCACACCGACGCCGCCCTTTTATTGATGGACCTGTTCGCCAAGGCGGGTCTGTCCGCCTATGTCGGCAAGGTCAACATGGATCGCAACAGCGTTGCGGTACTTCAGGAGACGACCGAAGAATCCATCCGGGAGACCATGCGTTATTTGAGGGGATCGGAAAAATACGCAGCTGACGATGTCAGGCCTATCCTGACACCGCGTTTTGCCCCCTCCTGCACGGATGAACTTCTCCACTGGCTGGGCGAGCAGGCGCATGAGCACGGCTTGCCCGTTCAGTCGCACGTCAACGAGAATCTGGGTGAGGTGGCCTGGGTGAAAGAACTATTCCCCAAATCGCGGGATTATCTCTCCGTCTACCAGGACTTCAATCTTCTGCCCAAGAGCCGGACCATCATGGCACATTGCATCCATAACACCGAAGCAGAAATGAAGATGTTCGCAGACAAGGACGTCCTGATTGCCCATTGCCCCGATTCCAACGGCAATCTTGCTTCAGGGATTATGCCCGCGGGCGAGATGCTTGACTCCGGACTGCGGGTCGGCCTTGGGTCCGATATTGGGGGCGGCAACCGCTTGTTTATTGGACACGCAGTCGAATCTGCCATGAGAGCGTCACGTCTTTTGTGGGCGCAATCTGATCACGCTTACCGGACTTTGACTTTTACGGAAGCCTTCCATATGGCAACCGCAGGCGGCGGATCCTTCTTTGGGCAGACGGGGGCGTTCCTGCCGGGTTTTTCTTTCGACGCCCTGGTCATTGATGACAGCAAGGTCAGGAAATATCGGCCGCTCAGCGTTTTTGAGCGTTTGCAGAAGTTTATCTTTACGGGCGATGATCGAAATATCAAGATCCGTTACCGGGCTGGCCGGGTCTTGGAGGAACCGGTATTCGATTGA
- a CDS encoding aminoacyl-tRNA hydrolase, with protein sequence MSGDGWLVAGLGNPGKHYDGTWHNAGRMAGEMLALRHGIRIKRRRFRGLTGEGFIDGHKVRVLLPNTFMNLSGDSLSRAMAYEGICPDRLIVLYDDFDLPLGRIRIRDQGSAGSHKGMKSILSYLPNSSFIRIRIGIGPIQGQDAAAFVLSKIPSSARAQLEAALADACDAVELIVRGQQQKAQEQYNKKA encoded by the coding sequence ATGAGCGGGGATGGCTGGCTTGTCGCCGGATTGGGCAACCCGGGGAAGCACTACGATGGGACCTGGCACAATGCAGGCCGCATGGCGGGCGAAATGCTGGCGCTGCGGCATGGGATCAGGATCAAAAGAAGACGTTTCCGGGGTTTGACGGGCGAGGGTTTCATCGATGGCCACAAGGTCCGCGTCCTTTTGCCCAACACCTTTATGAACCTGTCGGGAGACAGTCTTTCACGAGCGATGGCTTATGAAGGGATTTGCCCTGACCGGCTCATTGTCCTCTATGACGACTTCGACCTTCCGCTTGGCCGGATCCGGATCCGCGATCAGGGAAGCGCCGGCAGCCATAAGGGGATGAAATCGATTCTTTCTTACTTGCCAAACAGTTCTTTTATCCGCATCCGCATCGGGATTGGCCCCATCCAGGGCCAGGACGCCGCAGCCTTTGTATTATCCAAAATTCCCTCTTCAGCCAGGGCTCAATTGGAGGCGGCTCTTGCTGACGCCTGCGACGCAGTTGAACTCATCGTGAGAGGACAGCAGCAAAAAGCCCAGGAGCAGTACAACAAAAAAGCATGA
- a CDS encoding response regulator transcription factor: protein MSFRILVVDDEPNIVNILRSNLEREGYKVLAAYDGEEALKLAATRDPHLILLDCMLPGVDGFDVCKTIRRDSTVPIIMLTAKSEEIDKILGLELGADDYITKPFSVREVLARVKAQLRRVSLQEDRAEQVSAIRIGEIVIDQNAYQVTVGGEPAELTLREYELVRFLASHAGQVFTREELLENVWEYEYYGDVRTVDVTVRRAREKIEPDPEKFRYLLTKRGVGYYFSRNPDESGID from the coding sequence ATGAGTTTTCGGATACTGGTTGTAGATGACGAGCCGAATATTGTCAATATCCTGCGCTCAAATCTCGAAAGGGAAGGCTACAAGGTACTGGCGGCCTACGACGGGGAAGAAGCACTCAAGCTCGCCGCAACAAGGGATCCCCACCTGATTCTCCTTGACTGTATGCTGCCCGGGGTCGACGGCTTCGATGTCTGCAAAACCATACGCCGGGATTCGACGGTGCCCATTATTATGCTGACGGCGAAAAGCGAGGAAATTGACAAAATTCTGGGTCTGGAACTGGGCGCCGATGATTACATCACCAAACCTTTCAGTGTTCGGGAGGTGCTGGCCAGGGTCAAAGCTCAGCTGAGGCGGGTCAGTTTGCAGGAAGATCGCGCGGAGCAGGTGTCTGCCATCCGGATCGGCGAAATCGTGATCGACCAGAATGCCTACCAGGTCACAGTGGGAGGGGAACCTGCCGAACTGACGCTGCGGGAATACGAGCTGGTCCGTTTTCTGGCCAGCCATGCAGGTCAGGTTTTTACTCGGGAGGAACTCCTGGAGAATGTCTGGGAGTACGAGTATTACGGCGATGTCCGTACGGTTGACGTAACTGTCCGGCGGGCCAGGGAGAAAATTGAGCCGGATCCGGAGAAATTCCGCTATCTGCTGACCAAGCGCGGAGTAGGGTATTATTTCAGCCGTAATCCTGATGAAAGCGGGATCGACTAA
- a CDS encoding ABC transporter ATP-binding protein, which translates to MKGREMLTVSGIKKCYGKKAVLEDISLSLQAGEVVGLVGHNGSGKSTFLSIIAQVVRPDAGEIHDDDRSVLGDRSYVREHIGYIPQNDWLLSDLTVKETLDFWQSIHRMKGPVFAADSIASRLGLDLLAGKKVGTLSGGMQKRLSIALAFLHRPRYLLIDEALPALDRGYRFAVLERLADFRDQGGAVLYSSHRLDDVRAFCDRILVLRGGKVVLCVSTGDFPTDGETLDALLNPQESMTDG; encoded by the coding sequence GTGAAAGGGCGTGAGATGCTGACCGTAAGTGGGATCAAGAAGTGTTATGGCAAGAAGGCCGTCCTGGAAGACATCTCACTGTCACTTCAGGCAGGCGAGGTGGTGGGTCTTGTTGGGCATAACGGATCCGGCAAATCAACATTTCTTTCAATCATCGCCCAGGTTGTCCGCCCTGATGCCGGTGAGATCCATGATGATGACCGTTCCGTTTTGGGTGACCGGTCCTATGTCCGGGAACATATCGGTTACATCCCTCAAAACGACTGGCTCCTGTCAGATCTGACTGTAAAGGAAACTTTGGATTTTTGGCAGAGCATCCACAGGATGAAAGGTCCCGTCTTCGCGGCAGATTCGATCGCCAGCCGGCTGGGGTTGGATTTGCTGGCCGGGAAAAAAGTTGGCACGCTGTCGGGCGGAATGCAAAAGCGGCTCAGCATTGCCCTGGCCTTTCTTCATCGCCCCCGCTATTTGCTCATTGATGAAGCTTTGCCCGCTCTTGACCGGGGTTACCGGTTTGCCGTGCTTGAAAGATTAGCCGATTTTCGTGACCAGGGCGGCGCGGTTCTGTACAGCAGCCACAGGCTTGATGATGTACGTGCTTTCTGTGACCGGATTCTTGTTCTGCGTGGAGGGAAAGTAGTTTTATGCGTGAGCACAGGGGATTTCCCAACAGACGGCGAAACGCTGGATGCCTTGCTTAACCCGCAGGAAAGCATGACGGATGGATAG